From Argopecten irradians isolate NY chromosome 12, Ai_NY, whole genome shotgun sequence, one genomic window encodes:
- the LOC138304645 gene encoding metalloproteinase inhibitor 1-like: MLVAVVFVAVGMLLQLVSAYNYCPCIILNHAPAHPQSAICESDFVIEGIQVGEREDVSAGRIYTILIKFIYKGAEKIEVGSKIEVITPSDLCGVYVWSDMLCLLAGKIIDDTGKSTFYIDLCRGWNRVVDTLTPQQNAFLGNYTGETYFGRGNVNCEICRVVSCHGTHCTSVWNFPGICITDTKPCYGETLSCQYNGGKCEWMGKKDAEKCFNSRPPPVLAQFVPAN, encoded by the exons ATGCTGGTTGCTGTCGTCTTCGTTGCTGTCGGTATGTTGCTGCAATTAGTGTCAGCCTATAATTATTGTCCATGCATCATATTAAACCATGCACCCGCTCACCCACAAAGCGCTATTTGTGAGTCAGATTTTG TTATTGAAGGCATCCAGGTGGGGGAAAGAGAAGATGTATCTGCTGGAAGAATTTACacaattttgataaagtttatcTACAAG GGCGCGGAGAAGATAGAAGTGGGCTCAAAGATCGAAGTCATTACACCAAGCGATCTATGTGGTGTTTATGTATGGTCAGACATGTTATGTTTACTTGCAG GAAAGATAATTGACGATACAGGAAAGAGTACATTTTATATCGATCTGTGTCGTGGCTGGAACAGAGTAGTTGACACACTTACCCCACAACAAAACGCCTTCCTTGGAAATTATACTGGGGAAACATATTTCGGGAGAGGAAACGTCAATTGCGAGATATGTAGA gtCGTGAGTTGCCATGGCACACACTGTACATCTGTTTGGAATTTTCCTGGGATCTGTATCACGGACACTAAACCGTGTTATGGCGAAACCCTCAGCTGCCAATACAATGGGGGAAAATGTGAATGGATGGGCAAGAAGGATGCCGAGAAATGTTTCAACA GTCGCCCACCTCCCGTGTTGGCACAATTCGTACCCGCAAACTAG
- the LOC138336037 gene encoding metalloproteinase inhibitor 3-like, with translation MCPDKIHPQDAFCSSDFVMRTTVTDITMVGDDPETADLDPQIKYNIIIDKVFKEPSVPSVEATCVVESLTSNATVGCFFSLCTLEQCSVQLDVDQTYLISGFVVDGQLKIDECGLHIPWEEVTSHMKIGLNKRYPNNCQCSTGEDKCIIDPPPTDICFCQYASCVEVQKEGCAPECKWKKSNTFKSCVQQATSPPL, from the exons ATGTGTCCGGATAAGATCCATCCACAGGACGCTTTCTGTTCAAGCGATTTCG TGATGAGAACCACAGTTACCGATATAACTATGGTTGGAGACGATCCAGAAACGGCAGACCTTGATCCACAAATAAAGTACAACATCATCATTGACAAGGTCTTCAAG GAACCGTCAGTACCAAGTGTTGAAGCAACATGTGTCGTAGAGAGTTTGACG aGTAATGCGACGGTAGGCTGTTTTTTCTCTCTGTGTACACTGGAACAATGCAGCGTACAACTTGATGTGGATCAAACGTACTTGATAAGTG GATTTGTAGTTGATGGTCAGCTGAAAATAGATGAATGCGGCCTTCACATTCCCTGGGAGGAAGTGACGTCACACATGAAGATTGGCCTCAACAAGAGATACCCTAACAACTGCCAATGTTCG ACGGGCGAAGACAAGTGCATCATCGATCCTCCCCCGACAGATATCTGTTTCTGTCAGTATGCATCTTGTGTGGAGGTTCAAAAGGAGGGTTGTGCTCCCGAGTGTAAATGGAAGAAGAGTAACACATTTAAGTCCTGCGTTCAGCAAGCTACTTCCCCTCCTCTATAA
- the LOC138335921 gene encoding metalloproteinase inhibitor 3-like, with product MSLYCSISKMGCSGLVTTLAILLNFNILTIYGMCPQCPDKVHPQEAFCKADFVIKAVVDDLTNYGDNPLTPEVDPRDKYTIIVEKIYKGNVTLGCYEEVWTLRDTLPCGVGLIIGEKYLLSGTIEVGDLVLDPCGLHEPWEEVTSHMKIGINKRYEKNCQCEVGESNCQIDTGLIPAQKDCYCKYATCVDSSKAGCAPECKWKESKTFGACFDDSLNVSII from the exons ATGAGTTTGTATTGCAGTATTTCCAAAATGGGTTGCAGTGGACTCGTTACGACATTGGCCATACTACTTAATTTTAACATACTAACCATATATGGCATGTGTCCACAGTGTCCGGACAAGGTCCATCCACAAGAAGCATTCTGCAAAGCAGATTTCG tGATTAAGGCCGTTGTGGACGATTTGACCAATTATGGCGATAATCCTCTAACTCCAGAGGTGGACCCTCGGGACAAATATACCATCATTGTCGAGAAAATCTACAAG GGAAATGTGACACTGGGTTGTTATGAGGAAGTGTGGACCCTCCGAGACACCCTCCCATGTGGTGTAGGACTGATCATCGGCGAAAAATACTTACTCAGTG GTACAATAGAGGTAGGTGATCTTGTTTTGGACCCGTGTGGCCTGCACGAACCATGGGAAGAAGTCACTAGCCACATGAAGATTGGTATCAATAAACGATATGAGAAAAATTGTCAATGTGAG gttgGTGAAAGTAATTGCCAAATAGACACAGGTTTGATTCCGGCACAGAAGGATTGTTACTGCAAGTACGCGACCTGCGTAGATTCGTCCAAGGCCGGATGTGCACCAGAGTGTAAATGGAAGGAGAGCAAAACATTTGGTGCCTGTTTCGACGATAGCCTCAACGTCTCTATTATCTAG